One Caulobacter segnis genomic window carries:
- a CDS encoding SapC family protein, giving the protein MTTSQSAGEISGNVLFYNSPEPLNREQHAKLALVHKDKPYGFAAAGTAVPLTVSEFAPAALTFPVIFAGEDKVPLAVMGLNQQENLFINADGSVEANVYIPAYIRRYPFVLANDETQDRLIVCIDTGSDLLTEQGQTPLFDAKGEPTEYTQNCIKFCDDFEIERRRTDSFVQLLKDLDLFELKKAIFQPQDETGAPAGEPVTVAEYFGVSEEKLNGLSAAKLKELQENGALAQIYAHLVSLLGWDRLINKTMLKQAEAANLN; this is encoded by the coding sequence ATGACCACGTCCCAGTCCGCCGGCGAGATCTCCGGCAACGTCCTGTTCTACAACTCGCCGGAGCCGCTGAACCGCGAGCAGCACGCCAAGCTGGCCCTGGTCCACAAGGACAAGCCGTACGGCTTCGCCGCCGCCGGCACCGCCGTGCCGCTGACGGTCTCGGAATTCGCGCCGGCCGCCCTGACCTTCCCGGTGATCTTCGCCGGCGAGGACAAGGTTCCGCTGGCCGTGATGGGCCTGAACCAGCAGGAAAACCTGTTCATCAACGCCGACGGCTCGGTCGAGGCGAACGTCTACATCCCGGCCTACATCCGCCGCTATCCGTTCGTCCTGGCCAACGATGAGACGCAAGACCGTCTGATCGTCTGCATCGACACCGGTTCCGACCTGCTGACCGAGCAGGGCCAGACCCCGCTGTTCGACGCCAAGGGCGAGCCGACCGAATACACCCAGAACTGCATCAAGTTCTGCGACGACTTCGAGATCGAGCGCCGCCGCACCGACTCGTTCGTCCAGCTCCTGAAGGACCTGGACCTGTTCGAGCTGAAGAAGGCGATCTTCCAGCCGCAGGACGAAACCGGCGCTCCGGCCGGCGAACCGGTCACCGTCGCCGAGTACTTCGGCGTCTCGGAAGAGAAGCTGAACGGCCTGTCGGCCGCCAAGCTGAAGGAACTGCAGGAAAACGGCGCCCTGGCCCAGATCTACGCGCACCTGGTGTCGCTGCTGGGTTGGGACCGCCTGATCAACAAGACCATGCTGAAGCAGGCCGAGGCCGCGAACCTGAACTAG
- a CDS encoding acyl dehydratase — protein MPAAFDDIEIGQVVSLGTRAVDGKALETFIAAFAPGWPIENGAPDGMVFAIWTRLDAEASAAWPQTKRLGVDALRWMRNPPVGELLRGRMTVMGKDPVGEGKGIVIAQHDLLDEAGRLVFSCLTRSIFAR, from the coding sequence ATGCCCGCCGCGTTCGACGACATCGAGATCGGTCAGGTCGTTTCGCTGGGCACGCGCGCCGTCGACGGCAAGGCGCTGGAGACCTTCATCGCCGCCTTCGCGCCGGGCTGGCCGATCGAGAACGGCGCGCCCGACGGCATGGTCTTCGCCATCTGGACCCGGCTGGACGCCGAGGCCAGCGCCGCCTGGCCGCAGACCAAGCGCCTGGGCGTCGACGCCCTGCGCTGGATGCGCAATCCGCCCGTTGGCGAGCTGCTGCGCGGCCGGATGACGGTGATGGGCAAGGACCCGGTCGGCGAGGGCAAGGGCATCGTCATCGCCCAGCACGACCTCCTGGACGAGGCCGGCCGCCTGGTCTTCTCGTGCCTGACCCGCAGCATCTTCGCCCGATAG
- a CDS encoding protein-disulfide reductase DsbD family protein yields MFLKKAVLALQALLAATLLAGAAMAAPVVNSGHIESELVAQEAGIAPGGTVYVALRQKIIPGWHTYWRNPGDAGEATKIAWTLPAGWSAGDMVWPTPQKAKLGPLLDYAYEGEVFIPVPISAPANAQVGTTISLNADVAYLVCEQVCVPEDAKLTLLLPVVAGAPSADPKWGPVVADVLAKAPKPAGLKAVFKLDGQTLKLAVIGGPLKGADMAGAYFFPYSSKVIEHAAEQVIERGPEGLTLSLKPGYDFVGGGTPPAELQGVLATKAGAWEVTATAGEPPATASGLGAPPAETAPAEGGAVRGGLVGALVFAFLGGLILNLMPCVFPVLSMKAASLAGHAHDGGKARLQGLVFLSGVVTTFLVLAGLLLAVRAGGAAVGWGFQLQSPLVIAGLALLMLLVALNMSGVFEIGTSVQNVGSGASAQGGASGAFFTGALAVVVAAPCTAPFMAGALGYALTQPAIVALAVFLALALGFAAPFVAVAFIPGLLKLLPRPGAWMDVLKKGLAFPMYGAALWLTWVFAQQAGPIALGQVLGAGVLAAFGAWLYGLAQNRRAAGEGSTVSLVVGLLAVVAAIALAASAALAAKPPTTPTTSAEAPAGPGLVAETWSPEKVAELRAAGRPILVDFTAAWCVTCQVNEKVALSGAKVAEAFKAKDAVYLKADWTNRDPVIAKALAQFNRVGVPLYVVYPKNGGPPVILPQLLTEGMVIEAIEKAGA; encoded by the coding sequence ATGTTCCTGAAGAAAGCCGTCCTCGCCCTGCAAGCCTTGCTGGCGGCGACTCTCCTGGCCGGCGCGGCCATGGCCGCGCCCGTGGTCAATTCCGGGCACATCGAGTCCGAACTGGTCGCCCAGGAGGCGGGGATCGCGCCGGGCGGCACGGTCTATGTCGCCCTGCGCCAGAAGATCATTCCCGGCTGGCACACCTATTGGCGCAACCCGGGCGACGCGGGCGAGGCGACCAAGATCGCCTGGACCCTGCCGGCCGGCTGGAGCGCCGGCGACATGGTCTGGCCGACGCCGCAAAAGGCCAAGCTGGGTCCGCTGCTGGACTATGCCTACGAGGGCGAGGTCTTCATCCCGGTGCCGATCAGCGCCCCGGCCAACGCCCAGGTCGGGACGACGATCAGCCTGAACGCCGACGTCGCCTATCTGGTCTGCGAACAGGTCTGCGTGCCCGAGGACGCCAAGCTGACCCTGCTACTGCCGGTCGTGGCCGGCGCGCCGTCGGCGGATCCGAAATGGGGTCCGGTCGTCGCCGACGTCCTGGCCAAGGCCCCCAAGCCGGCCGGGCTGAAGGCCGTGTTCAAGCTGGACGGCCAGACCCTGAAGCTGGCCGTCATCGGCGGGCCGCTGAAGGGCGCGGACATGGCCGGGGCCTATTTCTTCCCCTATTCGTCCAAGGTCATCGAGCACGCCGCCGAGCAGGTCATCGAGCGCGGCCCCGAGGGCCTGACCTTGTCGCTGAAGCCGGGCTACGATTTCGTCGGCGGCGGGACGCCGCCGGCCGAGCTGCAAGGCGTGCTGGCCACCAAGGCCGGAGCCTGGGAGGTCACCGCCACGGCCGGAGAGCCGCCCGCGACCGCCAGCGGCCTGGGCGCGCCGCCGGCCGAGACCGCGCCCGCCGAGGGCGGCGCCGTTCGGGGCGGCCTGGTCGGGGCCCTGGTCTTCGCCTTCCTGGGCGGGCTGATCCTGAACCTGATGCCGTGCGTCTTCCCCGTGCTGTCGATGAAGGCCGCCAGCCTGGCCGGCCACGCCCACGATGGCGGCAAGGCCCGCCTGCAGGGCCTGGTCTTCCTGTCGGGGGTCGTGACCACCTTCCTGGTCCTGGCCGGCTTGCTGCTGGCCGTGCGGGCCGGCGGCGCGGCGGTGGGCTGGGGCTTCCAGCTGCAGTCGCCGCTGGTCATCGCGGGCCTGGCCCTGCTGATGCTGCTGGTCGCGCTGAACATGTCGGGCGTCTTCGAGATCGGGACCTCGGTGCAGAACGTCGGCTCGGGCGCCTCGGCCCAGGGCGGGGCGAGCGGGGCCTTCTTCACCGGCGCCCTGGCGGTGGTGGTCGCCGCCCCGTGCACCGCGCCGTTCATGGCCGGCGCCCTGGGCTACGCCCTGACCCAGCCGGCCATCGTGGCCCTGGCGGTGTTCCTGGCCCTGGCCCTGGGCTTCGCCGCGCCCTTCGTGGCCGTGGCCTTCATCCCCGGCCTGCTGAAGCTTCTGCCGCGCCCCGGCGCCTGGATGGACGTGCTGAAGAAGGGCCTGGCCTTCCCGATGTACGGCGCGGCCCTGTGGCTGACCTGGGTGTTCGCCCAGCAGGCCGGTCCGATCGCCCTGGGCCAGGTGCTGGGCGCGGGCGTGCTGGCCGCCTTCGGGGCCTGGCTTTACGGCCTGGCCCAGAACCGCCGCGCGGCGGGCGAGGGCTCGACTGTCTCGCTGGTCGTCGGGCTGCTGGCCGTGGTCGCCGCTATCGCCCTGGCCGCCTCGGCCGCCCTCGCGGCCAAGCCGCCGACGACGCCGACGACGTCGGCCGAGGCTCCGGCTGGTCCGGGCCTGGTCGCCGAGACCTGGTCGCCGGAGAAGGTCGCCGAGCTGCGGGCCGCCGGCCGTCCGATCCTGGTCGACTTCACCGCAGCCTGGTGCGTGACCTGCCAGGTCAATGAGAAGGTCGCCCTGTCCGGCGCCAAGGTCGCCGAGGCCTTCAAGGCCAAGGACGCGGTCTATCTGAAGGCCGACTGGACCAATCGCGACCCGGTCATCGCCAAGGCGCTGGCGCAGTTCAACCGCGTCGGCGTGCCGCTGTACGTGGTCTATCCGAAGAACGGCGGGCCGCCGGTCATCCTGCCCCAGCTCCTGACCGAGGGCATGGTCATCGAGGCGATCGAGAAGGCCGGCGCCTAG
- a CDS encoding DUF1353 domain-containing protein, translating to MSRTKSFAALVGSGLLLAACATETNTTVFVPVVAPTPPSSLTPQPIMLFNQTKDGRKLFTLDAEFPYCDVETGKVIVVPRWYVTDFASVPWYGQGFVDPQGPTARAAIVHDWLYTIGEPGKREEADQIFLRAMLKYGVTPFQANLAYQAVRLGGEKGYGLPTDWRFVDPKRQDIVQPAPFAKPRAGMVRYLPKCQGFGALIQTGWRAYPVKVAPIVAPPPVVVTKTPLDQVKAKLPFGDKKK from the coding sequence ATGTCCCGCACCAAGTCCTTCGCCGCCCTCGTCGGTTCCGGCCTGCTCCTGGCGGCCTGCGCCACCGAGACCAACACCACCGTCTTCGTGCCGGTCGTGGCCCCGACGCCGCCCAGCTCGCTGACGCCGCAGCCGATCATGCTGTTCAACCAGACCAAGGACGGCCGCAAGCTGTTCACCCTGGACGCCGAGTTCCCCTATTGCGACGTCGAGACGGGCAAGGTGATCGTCGTGCCGCGCTGGTACGTCACCGACTTCGCCAGCGTGCCCTGGTACGGTCAGGGCTTCGTCGACCCGCAGGGCCCGACGGCGCGGGCGGCCATCGTCCACGACTGGCTCTACACGATCGGCGAGCCGGGCAAGCGCGAAGAGGCCGACCAGATCTTCCTGCGGGCGATGCTGAAATACGGGGTCACGCCCTTCCAGGCCAACCTCGCCTACCAGGCCGTGCGGCTGGGCGGCGAGAAGGGCTACGGCCTGCCGACCGACTGGCGGTTCGTCGATCCCAAGCGCCAGGACATCGTCCAGCCCGCCCCGTTCGCCAAGCCGCGCGCCGGCATGGTCCGCTACCTGCCCAAGTGCCAGGGCTTCGGCGCCCTGATCCAGACCGGCTGGCGCGCCTATCCTGTCAAGGTCGCCCCGATCGTGGCCCCGCCGCCGGTGGTCGTGACCAAGACGCCTCTGGACCAGGTGAAGGCCAAGCTGCCGTTCGGCGACAAGAAGAAGTAG
- a CDS encoding thioredoxin family protein, with product MSITRRLVASFPFWAGLPLTALVPTLAQAKPAPDFTAVDADGKTRSLSEFRGKTVVLEWVNEGCPYVRKHYSGNMQGLQQAARADGVVWLTIASSAPGKQGYFPDGAAAKTWMDAKGAKPTALLLDPDNKVATTYKAKTTPHMFVIDKAGQVVYEGAIDDIPTSKVEDLPKARNLVAAALADVKAGRKVATPFAPPYGCSVKYKDA from the coding sequence ATGTCGATCACTCGCCGTCTCGTCGCCAGTTTTCCGTTTTGGGCCGGTCTGCCGTTGACCGCGCTTGTCCCGACCTTGGCGCAGGCCAAGCCGGCGCCCGACTTCACCGCCGTCGACGCCGACGGCAAGACCCGCTCGCTGTCGGAATTCCGCGGCAAGACCGTGGTGCTGGAGTGGGTCAACGAGGGCTGCCCCTATGTCCGCAAGCACTATTCGGGGAACATGCAGGGCCTGCAGCAAGCCGCCCGCGCCGACGGGGTGGTGTGGCTGACCATCGCCTCGTCCGCGCCGGGCAAGCAGGGCTACTTCCCGGACGGCGCGGCCGCCAAGACTTGGATGGACGCCAAGGGCGCCAAGCCGACGGCCCTGCTGCTCGATCCCGACAACAAGGTCGCCACGACCTACAAGGCCAAGACCACGCCGCACATGTTCGTCATCGATAAGGCCGGCCAGGTCGTCTACGAGGGCGCCATCGACGACATCCCGACCAGCAAGGTCGAGGACCTGCCCAAGGCCAGAAACCTGGTTGCCGCGGCCCTGGCCGACGTCAAGGCGGGCCGCAAGGTCGCCACGCCGTTCGCGCCGCCCTACGGCTGTTCGGTGAAATACAAGGACGCCTGA
- the pgi gene encoding glucose-6-phosphate isomerase: MADLDTAWNRLEAAAKAAGDKRIVEFFDAEPGRLDALTLDVAGLHLDLSKQAWDEAGLEAALDLAHAAGVEAARARMFGGEAINSSEGRAVLHTALRAPAGADFKAQGQPVMAEVESVRQRMKAFAEAVRSGAILGATGKPFKAILHIGIGGSDLGPRLLWDALRPVKTQIDLRFVANVDGAEFALTTADMDPEETLVIVVSKTFTTQETLANANAARAWLVEALGEQGANQHLAAISTALDKTAAFGVPDDRVFGFWDWVGGRYSLWSSVSLSVAVAAGWDAFQGFLDGGAAMDEHFKTASLEKNAPVLVALAQIFNRNGLDRRARSVVPYSHRLRRLASFLQQLEMESNGKSVGPDGKPAQRGTATVVFGDEGTNVQHAYFQCMHQGTDITPMELIGVAKSDEGPAGMHEKLLSNLLAQAEAFMVGRTTEDVVAELQAKGVSEAEIATLAPQRTFAGNRPSTLVVLERLTPRTFGALIALYEHKTFVEGVIWGINSFDQWGVELGKVMAGRILPELESGAAGQHDPSTTALIQRLKK, translated from the coding sequence ATGGCCGATCTCGACACCGCCTGGAACCGCCTGGAAGCCGCCGCCAAGGCCGCGGGCGACAAGCGCATTGTCGAGTTCTTCGATGCGGAGCCGGGGCGCCTGGACGCCCTGACCCTGGACGTCGCCGGCCTGCACCTGGACCTCTCCAAGCAGGCCTGGGACGAGGCTGGCCTCGAGGCCGCCCTGGACCTGGCCCACGCGGCCGGCGTCGAGGCCGCCCGGGCCCGGATGTTCGGCGGCGAGGCGATCAATTCGTCCGAGGGCCGCGCCGTCCTGCACACCGCCCTGCGCGCGCCGGCCGGCGCTGATTTCAAGGCCCAGGGCCAGCCGGTCATGGCCGAGGTCGAGAGCGTCCGCCAGCGGATGAAGGCCTTCGCCGAGGCCGTCCGCTCCGGCGCGATTCTGGGCGCGACCGGCAAGCCGTTCAAGGCCATCCTGCACATCGGCATCGGCGGCAGCGACCTGGGCCCCCGCCTGCTGTGGGACGCCCTGCGCCCAGTGAAGACCCAGATCGACCTGCGCTTCGTGGCCAATGTCGACGGCGCCGAGTTCGCCCTGACCACGGCCGACATGGACCCGGAAGAGACCCTGGTCATCGTCGTCTCCAAGACCTTCACCACCCAGGAGACCCTGGCCAACGCCAACGCCGCCCGCGCCTGGCTGGTCGAAGCCCTGGGCGAGCAGGGCGCCAACCAGCACCTGGCCGCCATCTCGACCGCCCTGGACAAGACCGCCGCCTTCGGCGTGCCGGACGACCGCGTGTTCGGCTTCTGGGACTGGGTCGGCGGCCGCTATTCGCTGTGGTCGTCGGTCAGCCTGTCCGTCGCCGTCGCGGCCGGCTGGGACGCCTTCCAGGGCTTCCTGGACGGCGGCGCGGCCATGGACGAGCACTTCAAGACCGCTTCGCTGGAGAAGAACGCTCCGGTGCTGGTCGCCCTGGCCCAGATCTTCAACCGCAACGGCCTGGACCGCCGGGCCCGCTCGGTCGTGCCCTATTCGCACCGCCTGCGCCGCCTGGCCTCGTTCCTCCAGCAGCTGGAGATGGAGAGCAACGGCAAGTCGGTCGGTCCGGACGGCAAGCCCGCCCAGCGCGGCACCGCCACGGTGGTGTTCGGCGACGAGGGCACCAACGTCCAGCACGCCTATTTCCAGTGCATGCACCAGGGCACGGACATCACGCCGATGGAGCTGATCGGCGTCGCCAAGTCGGACGAGGGCCCGGCCGGCATGCACGAGAAGCTGCTGTCGAACCTGCTGGCCCAGGCCGAGGCCTTCATGGTCGGCCGCACCACCGAGGACGTGGTCGCCGAACTGCAGGCCAAGGGCGTCTCGGAGGCCGAGATCGCCACCCTGGCCCCGCAGCGCACCTTCGCCGGCAACCGCCCGTCGACCCTGGTGGTGCTGGAGCGCCTGACGCCCCGGACCTTCGGCGCCCTGATCGCCCTCTATGAGCACAAGACCTTCGTCGAGGGCGTGATCTGGGGGATCAATTCCTTCGACCAGTGGGGCGTCGAGCTGGGCAAGGTGATGGCGGGCCGCATCCTGCCCGAGCTGGAGAGCGGCGCGGCCGGCCAGCACGACCCGTCGACCACGGCCCTGATCCAGCGGCTGAAGAAATAG
- a CDS encoding TonB-dependent receptor plug domain-containing protein, with protein sequence MTKTIWLATAATLLLANGAFASAAYAGEAAQGQDASGQTPPPTTAPPLALDPANAPTGVLVFQPDFFAAQRPNTALDMVDRVPGFDIDDGSGARGFEGAVGNILINGSRPASKNDTGSNVLSRTPANRVERIELIRGGAPGVDMQGYAVVVNVVLKKGVSHQSVLTWNNQLFDGGHDVWGGSYQFTATNGDRSWGVTLSDGTSSSDSNGKGRNVRHDGTGKLIRDEAFINDGWGGGRSIRGNFNGPVAGGKLEATARYGVNDWKEWQELSSDVAFRRSDYAEESHSGELGLTWTRPLSARWKLETRAIHSFEDFDNVSTGDQTLSGVKDAQQRFAADGDSSESILRGLVRGEVSKALTLEAGGEFAYNMLDVHQAYSVGGVGVPLPSASVKVEELRGEAFTKATWRVNPKLTLEGGLRLETSTIKQSGDASNKESFFYAKPRFLATWTPKANNQVRLRFERELGQLDFEDFAASSDLDDSTVYGGNVDLKPEQRWISEISYERRFWGEGIVSIGYRHDEIIGVIDRLPLPGGLSATGNIGDATLDRLSLNIVVPTDKFGIKGGRFTFKNDWNETHVTDPTTGRDRPISGVRPTQANIGFQQDLTRWKTQWGVNWLPLLGQGTYDVDQTNVWRGSGYYEAFAEYKPTPTLAIRAQLNLWDDFTIRRTVFADRAPNRAVAFVEDRAINPRTFVSLRVRKTF encoded by the coding sequence ATGACCAAGACCATCTGGCTGGCCACCGCGGCCACGCTTCTGCTGGCCAATGGGGCCTTCGCCAGCGCGGCTTACGCCGGCGAGGCCGCCCAAGGCCAAGACGCTTCGGGCCAAACGCCGCCGCCGACCACCGCGCCGCCGCTGGCGCTGGATCCGGCCAACGCCCCGACCGGCGTGCTGGTCTTCCAGCCCGACTTCTTCGCCGCCCAGCGCCCGAACACGGCCCTGGACATGGTCGACCGGGTGCCCGGCTTCGACATCGACGACGGCTCGGGGGCCCGGGGCTTCGAGGGCGCGGTCGGCAACATCCTGATCAACGGCAGCCGCCCGGCCTCCAAGAACGACACCGGCTCCAACGTCCTCTCCCGCACCCCCGCCAACCGCGTCGAGCGCATCGAGCTGATCCGCGGCGGGGCGCCGGGCGTCGACATGCAGGGCTACGCCGTGGTCGTGAACGTGGTGCTCAAGAAGGGCGTCAGCCACCAGTCGGTGCTGACCTGGAACAACCAGCTCTTCGACGGCGGCCACGACGTCTGGGGCGGCAGCTACCAGTTCACCGCCACCAACGGCGACCGCAGCTGGGGCGTGACGCTCAGCGACGGCACCTCGTCCAGCGACAGCAACGGCAAGGGCCGCAACGTCCGCCACGACGGGACGGGCAAGCTGATCCGCGACGAGGCCTTCATCAACGACGGCTGGGGCGGCGGGCGCTCGATCCGGGGCAACTTCAACGGCCCGGTCGCCGGCGGCAAGCTGGAGGCCACGGCCCGCTACGGCGTCAACGACTGGAAGGAATGGCAGGAGCTGAGCTCGGACGTCGCCTTCCGCCGCAGCGATTACGCCGAGGAGAGCCATTCGGGCGAGCTGGGCCTGACCTGGACGCGGCCGCTGAGCGCGCGCTGGAAGCTGGAGACCCGCGCCATCCACAGCTTCGAGGACTTCGACAACGTCTCGACCGGCGACCAGACCCTGTCGGGGGTCAAGGACGCCCAACAGCGCTTCGCGGCCGACGGCGACAGCTCGGAGTCGATCCTGCGCGGCCTGGTGCGCGGCGAGGTCTCCAAGGCCCTGACCCTCGAGGCCGGGGGCGAGTTCGCCTACAACATGCTGGACGTGCATCAGGCCTACAGCGTCGGCGGCGTGGGCGTGCCCCTGCCCTCGGCGTCGGTCAAGGTCGAGGAGCTGCGCGGCGAGGCCTTCACCAAGGCCACCTGGCGGGTGAACCCGAAGCTGACCCTGGAGGGCGGCCTGCGGCTGGAGACCTCGACGATCAAGCAGTCGGGCGACGCGTCGAACAAGGAGAGCTTCTTCTACGCCAAGCCCCGGTTCCTGGCGACCTGGACGCCCAAGGCCAACAATCAGGTCCGCCTCCGCTTCGAGCGCGAGCTGGGCCAGCTGGACTTCGAGGACTTCGCCGCCTCGTCGGACCTGGACGACAGCACCGTCTATGGCGGCAATGTCGACCTCAAGCCCGAGCAGCGCTGGATCAGCGAGATCAGCTACGAGCGCCGCTTCTGGGGCGAGGGCATCGTCTCGATCGGCTATCGCCACGACGAGATCATCGGCGTGATCGACCGCCTGCCCCTGCCGGGCGGCCTGTCGGCGACCGGCAATATCGGCGACGCCACCCTGGACCGGCTGTCGCTGAACATCGTGGTGCCGACCGACAAGTTCGGGATCAAGGGCGGCCGCTTCACCTTCAAGAACGACTGGAACGAGACCCACGTCACCGACCCGACCACGGGCCGCGACCGGCCGATCTCGGGCGTTCGTCCGACCCAGGCCAATATCGGCTTCCAGCAGGACCTGACGCGCTGGAAGACCCAGTGGGGCGTCAACTGGCTGCCGCTGCTGGGCCAGGGCACCTACGACGTCGACCAGACCAATGTCTGGCGCGGCTCGGGCTATTACGAGGCCTTCGCCGAATACAAGCCGACCCCGACCCTGGCGATCCGCGCCCAGCTGAACCTGTGGGACGACTTCACCATCCGCCGCACGGTCTTCGCCGACCGCGCCCCGAACCGGGCGGTGGCCTTCGTCGAGGACCGCGCGATCAACCCGCGCACCTTCGTCTCGCTGCGGGTGCGCAAGACGTTCTAG
- the hisS gene encoding histidine--tRNA ligase codes for MTTPADDTTPQDFRPEARSPRGFADKRARDLRAERAILEAVSAVYERYGFEALDTGAFEYADALGKFLPDSDRPNEGVFALQDDDDQWMALRYDLTAPLARFAAQNWETLPKPFRRYAFGPVWRNEKPGPGRFRQFIQCDADTVGSARPEADAEIIAMAVEGLEAAGLPRGAAVLKINNRKLLNGLLTAAGADSAGQKLAVLRAVDKLDRLGVDGVRLLLGEGRLDESGDFTKGAGLKGKAIDSVLDFVQAGAGGRSATLDNIAKVVAGSAEGDEGLLELSRIDAALTSLGIADDQAFIDPSIVRGLEYYTGAVFEAELLLTTTDEKGNKVSFGSIGGGGRYDDLVARFTGNVTPATGFSFGVSRLAAALRAAGREPGGTARGPVVVITFDQAHMPEYFSVVGQLRAAGIPAEVYLGTSGMKPQMKYADRRGAPAVVMLGGDEIAAGTVTIKDLDAGRMAAEGLADNAAWKAERPGQQTIPRDQLVAAVRKIIGG; via the coding sequence ATGACTACCCCCGCAGACGACACCACGCCCCAAGACTTCCGCCCCGAGGCGCGCAGCCCCAGGGGCTTCGCCGACAAGCGCGCCCGCGACCTGCGGGCCGAGCGGGCGATCCTGGAGGCGGTGTCGGCGGTCTATGAGCGCTACGGCTTCGAGGCGCTGGACACCGGGGCGTTCGAATACGCCGACGCCCTGGGCAAGTTCCTGCCCGACAGCGACCGGCCCAACGAGGGCGTCTTCGCGCTGCAGGACGACGACGACCAGTGGATGGCGCTGCGCTACGACCTGACCGCGCCGCTGGCGCGGTTCGCGGCGCAGAACTGGGAGACCCTGCCCAAGCCGTTCCGCCGCTACGCCTTCGGGCCGGTGTGGCGCAACGAGAAGCCGGGGCCGGGGCGCTTCCGCCAGTTCATCCAGTGCGACGCCGACACGGTCGGCTCGGCCCGTCCGGAGGCCGACGCCGAGATCATCGCCATGGCGGTCGAGGGGCTGGAGGCGGCCGGCCTGCCGCGCGGCGCGGCGGTGCTGAAGATCAACAATAGGAAGCTGCTGAACGGCCTGCTGACGGCGGCGGGCGCCGACAGCGCCGGCCAGAAGCTGGCCGTGCTGCGCGCGGTCGACAAGCTGGACCGCCTGGGCGTGGACGGCGTGCGGCTGCTGCTGGGCGAGGGCCGCCTGGACGAGAGCGGCGACTTCACCAAGGGCGCGGGCCTGAAGGGCAAGGCGATCGACTCGGTGCTGGACTTTGTCCAGGCCGGGGCGGGCGGCCGTTCGGCGACCTTGGACAACATCGCCAAGGTGGTGGCCGGCTCGGCCGAGGGCGACGAGGGCCTGCTGGAGCTGTCGCGGATCGACGCGGCCCTGACCAGCCTGGGCATCGCCGACGACCAGGCCTTCATCGACCCGTCGATCGTCCGGGGGCTGGAATACTACACCGGCGCGGTGTTCGAGGCCGAGCTGCTGCTGACGACCACGGACGAGAAGGGGAACAAGGTCTCGTTCGGCTCGATCGGCGGCGGCGGGCGCTATGACGACCTGGTGGCGCGGTTCACCGGCAATGTCACCCCGGCCACGGGCTTCTCGTTCGGGGTGTCGCGCCTGGCGGCGGCGCTGCGGGCGGCCGGACGCGAGCCGGGTGGGACGGCGCGCGGGCCGGTGGTGGTGATCACCTTCGACCAGGCGCACATGCCGGAATACTTCTCCGTGGTCGGACAGCTGCGCGCGGCGGGCATCCCGGCCGAGGTCTATCTGGGGACCTCGGGCATGAAGCCGCAGATGAAATACGCCGACCGCCGGGGCGCGCCGGCCGTGGTCATGCTGGGCGGGGACGAGATCGCCGCCGGCACGGTGACGATCAAGGACCTGGACGCCGGCCGCATGGCCGCCGAGGGCTTGGCCGACAACGCCGCCTGGAAGGCCGAGCGTCCCGGCCAGCAGACCATCCCGCGCGACCAGCTGGTCGCCGCGGTTCGCAAGATCATCGGGGGCTAA